One window from the genome of Papilio machaon chromosome 6, ilPapMach1.1, whole genome shotgun sequence encodes:
- the LOC123721062 gene encoding antichymotrypsin-2-like, whose product MSKTLVLLSLVNIYITTICTANIANVQNDDIALDKIWQGSAEFTRNFLKLKTHENPGQSFIASPFSVLFPLAELTLYATGTAYDQLSNVLNIDNRNEIRQGFRNILDNFGLSKNVRITLAQKVFGSLAFDFIDDFKYDTKVYFDAEAQNLDFNQNEQAAGIINDWVNTKTSGKIPELVKANMLNSLTQMVLVNAIYFKGNWQTPFDPEDTKPGDFYVTKDEKITVNMMFKEGSFYYAENPALQMKALELKYQDEDYSLLIVLPTSEDDYSVESLVDKIQDPNIFNGIINDLVLDGVEVHLPSIETTTTTDLKQILQGVNVTEIFNPDTTDISGILEYRQPLYVTVAVQKAVLVINESGTEVSVANAVITDLRMGFVGNTVFNANRPFLYFVLYKRNVMFCGTYTGK is encoded by the exons ATGTCGAAAACACTTGTACTTTTATCACTGGTTAACATCTATATAACAACGATATGTACAG CTAACATTGCCAATGTTCAGAATGATGATATAGCtttggataaaatttggcaaggCAGTGCCGAATTTAcaagaaattttttaaag TTGAAAACGCATGAAAATCCAGGACAAAGTTTTATAGCATCGCCATTTTCTGTGTTGTTTCCTTTAGCAGAACTTACATTATATGCCACTGGAACAGCGTACGATCAACTTTCTAATGTTTTGAATATAGATAATAGAAATgag ATACGACAGGGATTCAGAAATATCTTGGATAACTTTGGATTGTCAAAAAATGTTAGAATTACTCTCGCTCAAAAAGTATTCGGCAGTCTAGCATTCGACTTTATAGATGACTTTAAATATGACACCAAAGTATATTTTGACGCAGAAGCACAAAATTTAGATTTCAATCAAAACGAACAAGCGGCAGGAATAATTAATGACTGG GTGAACACTAAAACAAGTGGAAAAATACCGGAACTTGTTAAAGCCAATATGTTGAACAGTTTAACACAAATGGTTTTAGTTAATGccatttatttcaaa GGTAATTGGCAAACTCCATTTGACCCGGAAGATACTAAACCAGGAGACTTTTACGTGACTAAAGatgaaaaaataactgttaacATGATGTTTAAAGAAGGTTCATTCTATTACGCGGAGAATCCTGCGCTACAAATGAaa GCATTGGAACTAAAATATCAAGATGAAGATTACAgtcttttaattgttttgcCAACGTCTGAAGATGATTACAGTGTAGAAAGTTTAGTAGATAAGATTCAGGaccctaatatttttaatggaatAATTAACGATTTAGTATTAGATGGTGTTGAAGTCCATTTACCGTCAATAGAAACTACAACAACGACAGACCTTAAACAAATTCTACAAGGA GTAAATGttactgaaatatttaatccTGATACAACTGACATAAGTGGTATACTCGAATATCGACAACCACTATACGTTACTGTAGCTGTCCAAAAAGCAGTTTTAGTTATCAATGAGTCAGGTACAGAGGTATCCGTTGCGAATG ctGTAATAACCGATCTCAGAATGGGATTTGTTGGGAATACAGTTTTTAATGCCAACCgtccatttttatattttgttctgTATAAAAGAAACGTTATGTTTTGTGGAACATATACTGGAAAATAA